In Ovis aries strain OAR_USU_Benz2616 breed Rambouillet chromosome 13, ARS-UI_Ramb_v3.0, whole genome shotgun sequence, the following are encoded in one genomic region:
- the UBOX5 gene encoding RING finger protein 37 isoform X1 — protein MVINLCLPQFRPRIYCNKISADGYEVENLISEDLAKRSHGFRTEYFIKPPVCVTVSFPFNVEICRINMDLSAGGSQNVTGLEMYTSALSSRASWNTPECRTPDPDELSIPNKEAFTLVGKVLLKNQSQVVFSHRGFKARPPFGPVEATLPSPAVVAQELWNKGALSLSHVAHLKICITHVTGGGVPCIKRLEVWGQPAKTCSQEVIDSVLLVASESLPQDLSLQAPALPMESDCDSGGQSEGQQAPSSLQELTEVIRDIPEEFLDPITLEIMPFPMLLPSGKVIDQSTLEKCNRSEATWGRVPSDPFTGVAFTPHSQPLPHPSLKARIDHFLLQHSIPGCHLLGRAQTALAPTPSSIALPSRKRKMEQAEHGPDSSLGLNASCFFTTSLLASPSTSEHTAKKMKAANELMDCSTGPVSHEQKLSQSLEIALTSTLGSMPSFTSRLTRGQLQHLSTRGGSISWRPGTSSEQSGSSLGPECTSCKRVFSPYFKREPAYQLPCGHLLCRPCLSEKQRSPAMTCTACQQPFASQDILRVHF, from the exons ATGGTAATAAATCTTTGCCTCCCACAGTTCAGACCAAGAATTTACTGCAACAAG ATATCAGCTGATGGCTATGAAGTAGAAAATCTCATCTCTGAAGACCTGGCAAAGAGAAGTCATGGTTTTAGGACAGAGTATTTCATTAAGCCACCGGTCTGTGTGACAGTTTCCTTTCCCTTCAATGTGGAAATCTGTAGGATTAACATGGATCTCTCAGCTGGGGGAAGCCAGAATGTCACTGGCCTGGAAATGTACACATCGGCCTTATCCAGCAGAGCATCTTGGAATACCCCTGAGTGCCGGACCCCAGACCCGGATGAGCTATCCATTCCGAACAAGGAAGCGTTCACGTTGGTGGGCAAAGTCTTGTTGAAAAACCAGAGCCAAGTGGTATTTAGCCACAGGGGCTTCAAGGCCAGGCCACCTTTTGGCCCAGTGGAAGCCACACTCCCCTCCCCTGCTGTTGTGGCCCAAGAGCTCTGGAATAAAGGGGCTCTTTCTCTTAGTCATGTGGCCCATCTCAAGATCTGTATCACCCATGTGACAGGTGGTGGTGTCCCTTGTATCAAGCGGTTGGAGGTATGGGGTCAGCCAGCCAAAACCTGCTCTCAGGAAGTGATAGACAGTGTCCTGCTGGTTGCCTCAGAGAGCCTCCCTCAGGACTTGTCTTTACAGGCCCCAGCGTTGCCCATGGAGAGTGACTGTGATTCCGGGGGCCAGTCTGAGGGCCAGCAGGCCCCGTCTAGCCTACAGGAGCTGACTGAGGTAATTCGAGATATACCTGAAGAGTTCTTAGATCCCATCACCCTGGAGATCATGCCTTTCCCTATGCTGCTGCCCTCAGGCAAGGTCATTGACCAGAGCACGCTAGAGAAGTGTAACCGCAGTGAAGCCACATGGGGCCGAGTGCCCAGTGACCCTTTCACGGGAGTAGCCTTCACTCCACACTCCCAGCCCCTGCCTCACCCCTCCTTGAAGGCGCGGATCGACCATTTCCTGCTTCAGCACTCCATCCCCGGCTGCCACCTGCTCGGGAGAGCACAGACTGCATTGGCACCGACCCCTTCTTCCATTGCTCTGCCCTCTCGGAAAAGGAAGATGGAGCAGGCCGAACATGGCCCAGACAGTAGCCTTGGCTTAAATGCTTCCTGTTTTTTTACCACAAGCCTTCTGGCCTCACCCTCTACCTCAGAGCACACTGCTAAGAAAATGAAAGCTGCCAATGAGCTCATGGATTGCTCAACAG GCCCAGTGTCCCATGAGCAAAAACTGTCACAAAGCTTGGAAATTGCCTTGACATCAACCCTTGGCTCCATGCCCTCCTTCACATCTCGGCTGACCAGGGGACAGCTCCAGCACCTCAGCACAAGAGGGGGCAGTATTTCCTGGAGGCCCGGCACCAGTTCAG AGCAGTCTGGGAGCAGCCTGGGCCCTGAATGCACATCCTGCAAAAGAGTGTTCTCTCCCTACTTCAAAAGGGAGCCTGCGTACCAGCTTCCCTGTGGTCACCTCCTGTGCCGGCCCTGCCTGAGCGAGAAGCAGCGCTCCCCGGCCATGACATGCACAGCCTGCCAGCAGCCATTCGCCAGCCAGGACATTCTGCGGGTTCACTTCTGA
- the UBOX5 gene encoding RING finger protein 37 isoform X2: MVINLCLPQFRPRIYCNKISADGYEVENLISEDLAKRSHGFRTEYFIKPPVCVTVSFPFNVEICRINMDLSAGGSQNVTGLEMYTSALSSRASWNTPECRTPDPDELSIPNKEAFTLVGKVLLKNQSQVVFSHRGFKARPPFGPVEATLPSPAVVAQELWNKGALSLSHVAHLKICITHVTGGGVPCIKRLEVWGQPAKTCSQEVIDSVLLVASESLPQDLSLQAPALPMESDCDSGGQSEGQQAPSSLQELTEVIRDIPEEFLDPITLEIMPFPMLLPSGKVIDQSTLEKCNRSEATWGRVPSDPFTGVAFTPHSQPLPHPSLKARIDHFLLQHSIPGCHLLGRAQTALAPTPSSIALPSRKRKMEQAEHGPDSSLGLNASCFFTTSLLASPSTSEHTAKKMKAANELMDCSTGPVSHEQKLSQSLEIALTSTLGSMPSFTSRLTRGQLQHLSTRGGSISWRPGTSSGRCGLMEREQQP; this comes from the exons ATGGTAATAAATCTTTGCCTCCCACAGTTCAGACCAAGAATTTACTGCAACAAG ATATCAGCTGATGGCTATGAAGTAGAAAATCTCATCTCTGAAGACCTGGCAAAGAGAAGTCATGGTTTTAGGACAGAGTATTTCATTAAGCCACCGGTCTGTGTGACAGTTTCCTTTCCCTTCAATGTGGAAATCTGTAGGATTAACATGGATCTCTCAGCTGGGGGAAGCCAGAATGTCACTGGCCTGGAAATGTACACATCGGCCTTATCCAGCAGAGCATCTTGGAATACCCCTGAGTGCCGGACCCCAGACCCGGATGAGCTATCCATTCCGAACAAGGAAGCGTTCACGTTGGTGGGCAAAGTCTTGTTGAAAAACCAGAGCCAAGTGGTATTTAGCCACAGGGGCTTCAAGGCCAGGCCACCTTTTGGCCCAGTGGAAGCCACACTCCCCTCCCCTGCTGTTGTGGCCCAAGAGCTCTGGAATAAAGGGGCTCTTTCTCTTAGTCATGTGGCCCATCTCAAGATCTGTATCACCCATGTGACAGGTGGTGGTGTCCCTTGTATCAAGCGGTTGGAGGTATGGGGTCAGCCAGCCAAAACCTGCTCTCAGGAAGTGATAGACAGTGTCCTGCTGGTTGCCTCAGAGAGCCTCCCTCAGGACTTGTCTTTACAGGCCCCAGCGTTGCCCATGGAGAGTGACTGTGATTCCGGGGGCCAGTCTGAGGGCCAGCAGGCCCCGTCTAGCCTACAGGAGCTGACTGAGGTAATTCGAGATATACCTGAAGAGTTCTTAGATCCCATCACCCTGGAGATCATGCCTTTCCCTATGCTGCTGCCCTCAGGCAAGGTCATTGACCAGAGCACGCTAGAGAAGTGTAACCGCAGTGAAGCCACATGGGGCCGAGTGCCCAGTGACCCTTTCACGGGAGTAGCCTTCACTCCACACTCCCAGCCCCTGCCTCACCCCTCCTTGAAGGCGCGGATCGACCATTTCCTGCTTCAGCACTCCATCCCCGGCTGCCACCTGCTCGGGAGAGCACAGACTGCATTGGCACCGACCCCTTCTTCCATTGCTCTGCCCTCTCGGAAAAGGAAGATGGAGCAGGCCGAACATGGCCCAGACAGTAGCCTTGGCTTAAATGCTTCCTGTTTTTTTACCACAAGCCTTCTGGCCTCACCCTCTACCTCAGAGCACACTGCTAAGAAAATGAAAGCTGCCAATGAGCTCATGGATTGCTCAACAG GCCCAGTGTCCCATGAGCAAAAACTGTCACAAAGCTTGGAAATTGCCTTGACATCAACCCTTGGCTCCATGCCCTCCTTCACATCTCGGCTGACCAGGGGACAGCTCCAGCACCTCAGCACAAGAGGGGGCAGTATTTCCTGGAGGCCCGGCACCAGTTCAG GTCGGTGTGGATTGATGGAGAGAGAGCAACAACCCTAG
- the UBOX5 gene encoding RING finger protein 37 isoform X3, whose amino-acid sequence MVINLCLPQFRPRIYCNKISADGYEVENLISEDLAKRSHGFRTEYFIKPPVCVTVSFPFNVEICRINMDLSAGGSQNVTGLEMYTSALSSRASWNTPECRTPDPDELSIPNKEAFTLVGKVLLKNQSQVVFSHRGFKARPPFGPVEATLPSPAVVAQELWNKGALSLSHVAHLKICITHVTGGGVPCIKRLEVWGQPAKTCSQEVIDSVLLVASESLPQDLSLQAPALPMESDCDSGGQSEGQQAPSSLQELTEVIRDIPEEFLDPITLEIMPFPMLLPSGKVIDQSTLEKCNRSEATWGRVPSDPFTGVAFTPHSQPLPHPSLKARIDHFLLQHSIPGCHLLGRAQTALAPTPSSIALPSRKRKMEQAEHGPDSSLGLNASCFFTTSLLASPSTSEHTAKKMKAANELMDCSTGPVSHEQKLSQSLEIALTSTLGSMPSFTSRLTRGQLQHLSTRGGSISWRPGTSSVWEQPGP is encoded by the exons ATGGTAATAAATCTTTGCCTCCCACAGTTCAGACCAAGAATTTACTGCAACAAG ATATCAGCTGATGGCTATGAAGTAGAAAATCTCATCTCTGAAGACCTGGCAAAGAGAAGTCATGGTTTTAGGACAGAGTATTTCATTAAGCCACCGGTCTGTGTGACAGTTTCCTTTCCCTTCAATGTGGAAATCTGTAGGATTAACATGGATCTCTCAGCTGGGGGAAGCCAGAATGTCACTGGCCTGGAAATGTACACATCGGCCTTATCCAGCAGAGCATCTTGGAATACCCCTGAGTGCCGGACCCCAGACCCGGATGAGCTATCCATTCCGAACAAGGAAGCGTTCACGTTGGTGGGCAAAGTCTTGTTGAAAAACCAGAGCCAAGTGGTATTTAGCCACAGGGGCTTCAAGGCCAGGCCACCTTTTGGCCCAGTGGAAGCCACACTCCCCTCCCCTGCTGTTGTGGCCCAAGAGCTCTGGAATAAAGGGGCTCTTTCTCTTAGTCATGTGGCCCATCTCAAGATCTGTATCACCCATGTGACAGGTGGTGGTGTCCCTTGTATCAAGCGGTTGGAGGTATGGGGTCAGCCAGCCAAAACCTGCTCTCAGGAAGTGATAGACAGTGTCCTGCTGGTTGCCTCAGAGAGCCTCCCTCAGGACTTGTCTTTACAGGCCCCAGCGTTGCCCATGGAGAGTGACTGTGATTCCGGGGGCCAGTCTGAGGGCCAGCAGGCCCCGTCTAGCCTACAGGAGCTGACTGAGGTAATTCGAGATATACCTGAAGAGTTCTTAGATCCCATCACCCTGGAGATCATGCCTTTCCCTATGCTGCTGCCCTCAGGCAAGGTCATTGACCAGAGCACGCTAGAGAAGTGTAACCGCAGTGAAGCCACATGGGGCCGAGTGCCCAGTGACCCTTTCACGGGAGTAGCCTTCACTCCACACTCCCAGCCCCTGCCTCACCCCTCCTTGAAGGCGCGGATCGACCATTTCCTGCTTCAGCACTCCATCCCCGGCTGCCACCTGCTCGGGAGAGCACAGACTGCATTGGCACCGACCCCTTCTTCCATTGCTCTGCCCTCTCGGAAAAGGAAGATGGAGCAGGCCGAACATGGCCCAGACAGTAGCCTTGGCTTAAATGCTTCCTGTTTTTTTACCACAAGCCTTCTGGCCTCACCCTCTACCTCAGAGCACACTGCTAAGAAAATGAAAGCTGCCAATGAGCTCATGGATTGCTCAACAG GCCCAGTGTCCCATGAGCAAAAACTGTCACAAAGCTTGGAAATTGCCTTGACATCAACCCTTGGCTCCATGCCCTCCTTCACATCTCGGCTGACCAGGGGACAGCTCCAGCACCTCAGCACAAGAGGGGGCAGTATTTCCTGGAGGCCCGGCACCAGTTCAG TCTGGGAGCAGCCTGGGCCCTGA